The following are from one region of the Sorghum bicolor cultivar BTx623 chromosome 2, Sorghum_bicolor_NCBIv3, whole genome shotgun sequence genome:
- the LOC8077235 gene encoding uncharacterized protein LOC8077235 produces the protein MAEGSKPDVPLFQLLSDLLQQVESMSNQEEVELRAKIEALGLEVTKVPEQAPKHLSELEIAAELDKLSSRLDNVDKMISSAMASDPEVKSLLSSTSDIWMPVITASADERRGFSGTSSEGSREEQENSKQ, from the exons ATGGCGGAGGGGTCCAAGCCGGACGTGCCGCTGTTCCAGCTCCTCAGCGACCTTCTCCAGCAG GTGGAGTCAATGAGCAATCAGGAAGAAGTAGAGTTGCGTGCTAAGATCGAAGCATTAGGATTAGAAGTCACCAAGGTACCAGAGCAGGCGCCTAAGCATCTCAGTGAG CTAGAAATAGCTGCAGAGCTGGACAAGCTATCATCGAGGCTTGATAATGTCGACAAGATGATATCGTCTGCCATGGCCTCAGATCCAGAGGTGAAGTCTCTCCTAAGCAGCACATCTGATATCTGGATGCCGGTCATAACAGCGTCTGCCGATGAGAGACGGGGGTTTTCAGGGACGAGCAGCGAAGGCAGCCGGGAAGAGCAGGAGAATTCCAAGCAATAG
- the LOC8074187 gene encoding protein PLASTID MOVEMENT IMPAIRED 1 produces MADDGKSNDQILSELDALSHTLYQAHNKRRPASLALPRSAGDDNAGGAEVVRTAARPLPRRLSMSPFRSRPKLDKNLNADDDDDNDDDDDVGAARPSKSQSFAAVTTSPTVAGEKKGIRGWKPIRALSRIGMQRMGCLFSVEVVAAEGLPTSMNGLRLAVAVRKKETRDGAVQTMPSRVHQGAADFEETLFVRCNLYCSGGGATGKQLKFESRVFLVSAVAVEAPELDLGRNAVDLSLLVKESSERSQQGERVRQWDMALPLAGKAKGGELIVKLAFQIMDDGGVGLYSQPAVAGKTGSSSSSSSFARKHSKSSFSITSPKVVRSEPALIPPKGAPSPDLLGIDDFKLDEPSPVVAEVKQEQQKEPERVPEDAKADDSEFPEFEFDIVDKGVEVQEEKEDEPKEMADDKQETGEVVVVEEEEDASAAAGDEVVKEVVLDSAHTWRLNELEAITNQIKALENMMHGDLLEAGAKSPERQDDEALAVLDADEEEVTREFLMLMEQGEDKDDANAKSSAPQVSSLKSGAKPGSGVDATCYISDLGKGLGPVVQTRDGGYLAATNPFDIPVERKELPKLAMQLSKPFLLRDQKLPGSGAEVFQRLCGCGSEALCAKLGALISTDDVVGKTAEHIAFEGMASAIISARSKDLVASSSAAESVSLLRTMSVAMNYGRQERIATGIWNAQEEPVTVDEILAFSLQKIETMAIEALKVQAGMSDEQAPFEVSPETAQAGHLLDTAVLPEEWVTACAGVDAVTLLVVVQLRDPLRRYEAVGAPSVVIIQAVRAGGSSDDEPRFKVANLHLGGLRLKSPDRRNMWDGEKQRLTAMHWLVAYGLGKAGRKNRAVVAGKAGNEVLWSMSSRVMADMWLRPMRNPDVIIQQK; encoded by the coding sequence ATGGCCGACGACGGCAAGTCCAATGACCAAATCCTCAGTGAGCTCGACGCACTCAGCCACACGCTCTACCAGGCGCACAACAAGCGCCGACCCGCCTCGCTCGCGCTCCCTCGCTCGGCCGGCGACGACAATGCAGGCGGCGCTGAGGTTGTCCGCACCGCGGCGCGCCCGCTCCCCCGCCGCCTGTCCATGTCGCCGTTCCGGTCGAGGCCTAAGCTCGACAAGAACTTGAACgccgatgacgacgatgacaacgacgacgacgacgacgtcggcgcggcgcggccgtcCAAGAGCCAGAGCTTCGCGGCGGTGACAACATCGCCGACCGTGGCCGGGGAGAAGAAGGGCATTCGGGGATGGAAGCCGATCCGCGCGTTGTCGCGCATCGGCATGCAGCGGATGGGCTGCCTCTTCTCCGTGGAGGTGGTGGCCGCGGAGGGCCTGCCCACGTCCATGAATGGGCTGCGCCTCGCGGTGGCCGTGCGCAAGAAGGAGACGCGCGACGGCGCCGTGCAGACCATGCCGTCGCGCGtgcaccagggtgcggccgaCTTCGAGGAGACGCTCTTCGTCCGGTGCAACCTCTactgcagcggcggcggcgccacgggTAAGCAGCTCAAGTTCGAGTCCCGGGTGTTCCTCGTGTCTGCGGTGGCCGTGGAGGCGCCGGAGCTCGACTTGGGCCGGAATGCCGTGGACTTGAGCCTTCTCGTGAAGGAGTCCTCGGAAAGGAGCCAGCAAGGGGAGCGCGTCAGGCAGTGGGACATGGCGTTGCCACTCGCCGGTAAGGCCAAGGGCGGCGAACTCATCGTCAAGCTGGCGTTCCAGATCATGGATGACGGAGGCGTCGGGCTGTACAGCCAACCGGCCGTTGCAGGCAAAACTGGCTCCTCTTCGTCGTCCTCCTCGTTTGCTCGGAAGCATAGCAAGTCGTCGTTCAGCATCACGAGCCCCAAGGTTGTGCGCTCGGAGCCGGCGCTGATACCGCCCAAGGGTGCGCCATCGCCGGACTTGCTGGGCATTGACGATTTCAAGCTCGATGAGCCGAGCccggtggtggccgaggtcaaACAGGAGCAGCAGAAAGAGCCGGAGCGAGTGCCCGAGGACGCGAAAGCCGATGACTCGGAGTTCCCGGAGTTCGAGTTCGACATCGTCGACAAGGGCGTAGAGGTGCAAGAAGAGAAGGAGGATGAACCGAAAGAAATGGCTGACGACAAGCAAGAAACAGGGGAGGtagtggtggtggaggaggaggaggatgctTCAGCGGCTGCCGGCGACGAGGTGGTCAAGGAGGTAGTGCTCGACAGCGCGCACACGTGGCGCCTCAACGAACTCGAGGCGatcaccaaccagatcaaggcCCTCGAGAATATGATGCACGGAGATCTGCTGGAGGCTGGCGCCAAGTCGCCGGAGCGGCAGGACGACGAGGCACTCGCGGTACTCGACGCCGACGAGGAGGAAGTGACTAGAGAGTTCTTGATGCTGATGGAACAAGGAGAGGACAAAGACGACGCGAACGCCAAGTCGTCGGCTCCTCAGGTGTCCTCTCTCAAGTCCGGCGCGAAGCCCGGctctggcgtcgacgccacgtGCTACATCTCCGACCTCGGCAAGGGGCTCGGCCCCGTCGTGCAGACCCGGGACGGCGGCTACCTGGCCGCCACGAACCCATTCGACATCCCGGTGGAGCGGAAGGAGCTCCCCAAGCTCGCCATGCAACTGTCCAAGCCGTTCCTTCTCCGCGACCAGAAGCTTCCCGGCAGTGGCGCCGAGGTGTTCCAACGCCTGTGCGGTTGCGGGTCTGAGGCGCTGTGCGCGAAGCTGGGCGCGCTCATCTCCACGGACGACGTCGTCGGCAAGACAGCCGAGCATATCGCGTTCGAGGGCATGGCCTCCGCGATCATCAGCGCACGGAGCAAGGATCTCGTCGCGAGCTCCAGCGCCGCCGAGTCCGTCTCGTTGCTCCGGACAATGTCCGTGGCGATGAACTACGGGCGCCAGGAAAGGATCGCCACCGGCATATGGAACGCCCAGGAGGAGCCGGTGACTGTCGACGAGATCCTGGCGTTCTCCCTGCAGAAGATAGAGACGATGGCCATCGAAGCGCTCAAGGTCCAGGCCGGCATGAGCGACGAGCAGGCGCCGTTCGAGGTGTCGCCGGAGACGGCACAGGCCGGGCACCTTCTGGACACCGCCGTGCTACCGGAGGAGTGGGTCACCGCCTGCGCCGGCGTGGACGCCGTCACTTTGCTCGTGGTGGTCCAGCTGAGGGATCCCCTGCGCCGGTATGAGGCCGTGGGCGCACCGTCAGTCGTGATCATCCAGGCCGTGCGGGCCGGCGGCAGCAGCGACGACGAGCCGAGGTTCAAGGTAGCAAACCTGCACCTCGGAGGCCTGCGGCTGAAGTCACCGGACCGGCGCAACATGTGGGACGGCGAGAAGCAGCGGCTCACGGCGATGCACTGGCTCGTCGCCTACGGGCTGGGCAAGGCCGGCAGGAAGAACCGGGCCGTGGTGGCCGGTAAGGCCGGGAATGAAGTGCTATGGAGCATGTCGTCGAGGGTGATGGCTGACATGTGGCTCAGGCCGATGCGCAACCCTGACGTGATTATCCAGCAGAAGTAG
- the LOC8074188 gene encoding mitochondrial phosphate carrier protein 1, mitochondrial isoform X1 gives MGDAEAASRVGRRGAAAAAGMRVFSPEYYALCAGGGMLAAGATHLAITPLDVLKVNMQVNPMKYNSIFSGLNVLVKEEGPSSLWRGWGGKFVGYGVQGGCRFGLYEYFKKRYSDMLVDSNKSTIYFLSSASAQIIADVALCPFESVKVRVQTQPMFAKGLVDGFPRVYATEGLSGFYRGLLPLWGRNLPFSMLMFSAFEHTVDFLYQKVIQKKKEDCSTIQQLGATCVAGYISGAVGTVVSNPADNIVSSLYNKKAENIIHAVKSIGFRNLFTRSLPIRIALVGPVISMQWFFYDTIKILTGLPPSGGLPRELEEVNI, from the exons ATGGGCGACGCGGAGGCCGCCTCGAGGGTGGGGAGGAGgggggcggccgccgccgcggggatGAGGGTGTTCTCGCCGGAGTACTACGCGCTCTGCGCCGGCGGCGGGATGCTGGCGGCGGGCGCAACCCACCTCGCCATCACCCCGCTCGACGTGCTCAAGGTCAACATGCAG GTGAATCCCATGAAGTATAACAGTATATTTTCAGGACTAAATGTTCTTGTGAAAGAAGAGGGACCTTCGTCACTTTGGAGAGGCTGGGGAGGGAAATTTGTTGGCTATGGTGTTCAGGGTGGCTGCAGGTTTGGCCTCTATGAATATTTCAAGAAGAGGTACTCTGACATGCTAGTAGACAGTAACAAGAGCACCATATACTTCCTTAGTAGTGCCTCTGCTCAAATCATAGCTGATGTTGCCCTGTGTCCGTTTGAATCGGTGAAAGTCCGTGTTCAGACTCAGCCCATGTTTGCAAAAGGTTTGGTTGATGGCTTTCCAAGGGTGTATGCAACTGAAGGCCTGTCTGG CTTTTACAGGGGGCTTTTACCTCTTTGGGGACGGAACCTTCCAT tttctatgcttatgttttCGGCTTTTGAGCATACCGTGGACTTCCTTTATCAGAAAGTTattcaaaagaaaaaggagGACTGCTCAACAATCCAGCAGCTTGGTGCTACTTGTGTGGCTGGTTATATCTCTGGCGCCGTTGGTACTGTTGTTTCAAATCCTGCAGATAATATTGTCTCATCCCTGTACAACAAAAAGGCTGAAAATATCATACAT GCTGTGAAAAGTATTGGGTTTCGCAATTTGTTCACAAGAAGCCTGCCCATTCGGATCGCCCTTGTTGGACCCGTCATAAGCATGCAATGGTTCTTCTACGATACTATCAAGATATTGACTGGATT GCCACCGAGTGGAGGGCTTCCGCGGGAACTGGAAGAAGTTAACATATAA
- the LOC8074188 gene encoding mitochondrial phosphate carrier protein 1, mitochondrial isoform X2: protein MGDAEAASRVGRRGAAAAAGMRVFSPEYYALCAGGGMLAAGATHLAITPLDVLKVNMQVNPMKYNSIFSGLNVLVKEEGPSSLWRGWGGKFVGYGVQGGCRFGLYEYFKKRLSPCLQKVWLMAFQGCMQLKACLAFTGGFYLFGDGTFHKVIQKKKEDCSTIQQLGATCVAGYISGAVGTVVSNPADNIVSSLYNKKAENIIHAVKSIGFRNLFTRSLPIRIALVGPVISMQWFFYDTIKILTGLPPSGGLPRELEEVNI from the exons ATGGGCGACGCGGAGGCCGCCTCGAGGGTGGGGAGGAGgggggcggccgccgccgcggggatGAGGGTGTTCTCGCCGGAGTACTACGCGCTCTGCGCCGGCGGCGGGATGCTGGCGGCGGGCGCAACCCACCTCGCCATCACCCCGCTCGACGTGCTCAAGGTCAACATGCAG GTGAATCCCATGAAGTATAACAGTATATTTTCAGGACTAAATGTTCTTGTGAAAGAAGAGGGACCTTCGTCACTTTGGAGAGGCTGGGGAGGGAAATTTGTTGGCTATGGTGTTCAGGGTGGCTGCAGGTTTGGCCTCTATGAATATTTCAAGAAGAG ACTCAGCCCATGTTTGCAAAAGGTTTGGTTGATGGCTTTCCAAGGGTGTATGCAACTGAAGGCCTGTCTGG CTTTTACAGGGGGCTTTTACCTCTTTGGGGACGGAACCTTCCAT AAAGTTattcaaaagaaaaaggagGACTGCTCAACAATCCAGCAGCTTGGTGCTACTTGTGTGGCTGGTTATATCTCTGGCGCCGTTGGTACTGTTGTTTCAAATCCTGCAGATAATATTGTCTCATCCCTGTACAACAAAAAGGCTGAAAATATCATACAT GCTGTGAAAAGTATTGGGTTTCGCAATTTGTTCACAAGAAGCCTGCCCATTCGGATCGCCCTTGTTGGACCCGTCATAAGCATGCAATGGTTCTTCTACGATACTATCAAGATATTGACTGGATT GCCACCGAGTGGAGGGCTTCCGCGGGAACTGGAAGAAGTTAACATATAA